In the Diprion similis isolate iyDipSimi1 chromosome 2, iyDipSimi1.1, whole genome shotgun sequence genome, one interval contains:
- the LOC124416399 gene encoding uncharacterized protein LOC124416399 gives MDKLSETNVWADEPTTWGIMMYSIVVPVISVLGVIGNTLILAVLSRKSLKASMYTYLAVLAGADLVTCALLVFSGLARGLFWGQSGWTEFDAFVHLPVGSVSSNIAVWAAVCVTLDRLILISGPPKWKPPKFCSDAVARRVMIFSGFCAILFNIPYCFIYTYNEKGELTTTEFFSSRYYNIQNWFQLVAFGLVPAVFLLVGNAAMCFAVRRIMKQRQMLLQRKFTREGNCLQDQARLTITLVGIVFMFLVGEVPTHLASRRSAVSILYGGDATKIDENFLEHFRIVATLLNAISSSANFVLYCLLSPQFLMNLKILVRNQKTLDQREQKVKIATIDLYANDNRDRPMDNSPRCRSAMF, from the exons ATGGATAAGCTGAGCGAAACCAACGTCTGGGCCGATGAGCCGACGACATGGGGTATCATGATGTACAGCATCGTTGTTCCCGTTATTTCCGTTCTCGGTGTTATCGGAAATACTCTCATCTTGGCAGTTCTCAGCCGAAAGAGTCTGAAGGCTTCGATGTACACGTATCTAGCTG TGCTGGCGGGTGCTGATCTTGTCACGTGCGCATTGTTGGTATTCTCGGGATTAGCAAGAGGACTATTCTGGGGACAATCGGGATGGACGGAGTTCGACGCCTTTGTCCACCTTCCCGTTGGCTCGGTGTCTTCGAACATCGCAGTTTGGGCAGCAGTTTGCGTCACACTCGACAGATTAATCCTTATATCAGG GCCACCGAAGTGGAAGCCTCCAAAGTTTTGCAGTGATGCCGTTGCTCGTAGGGTGATGATATTCTCCGGATTCTGTGCCATTCTTTTCAACATCCCTTACTGTTTTATCTACACGTACAACGAAAAGGGTGAGCTGACTACAACGGAATTCTTCAGTTCACG gTACTACAACATTCAAAATTGGTTCCAGCTGGTGGCATTCGGTCTAGTTCCGGCAGTATTCTTACTCGTAGGCAACGCAGCGATGTGTTTTGCTGTTCGCAGAATTATGAAACAACGACAGATGCTGCTTCAGCGAAAATTCACTCGCGAAGGAAATTGCCTGCAG GACCAAGCCAGGCTAACGATTACCCTTGTCGGTATAGTCTTCATGTTTCTCGTCGGCGAGGTTCCCACACATCTAGCGTCAAGACGGAGCGCAGTATCCATTTTATATGGTGGCGATGCGACAAAaatcgacgaaaattttttggaaca CTTCAGAATAGTCGCCACGCTCTTGAACGCGATATCTAGTTCAGCAAATTTTGTTCTCTACTGCCTCCTGAGTCCGCAATTTCTAATGAATCTCAAGATTTTGGtgagaaatcaaaaaacattgGATCAGCGGgagcaaaaagtaaaaatagcTACCATTGACTTGTATGCCAACGATAACAGGGATCGCCCGATGGACAATTCGCCACGATGCAGGAGCGCCATGTTTTGA